Within Amycolatopsis sp. cg5, the genomic segment CATCTACGGCCACTACGACGTCCAGCCCGCCGGTCCCGAAGAGAAGTGGACGACGCCGGCGTTCGAACCGTCGATCCGCGACGGCCGGATGTTCGGCCGCGGCACCGGCGACAACAAGGGCCAGCACTTCGCGCAGCTGCTCGGGCTCAGGGCGCTCAAGGAGTTGACCGGCGGCTTTCCGTGCCGGGTCACCGTTCTGCTCGACGGCGAGGAGGAGATCGGCAGCCCGAACCTCGCGAAGGCCGTCAGCCAGCTCGACGTGCCCGACCTCGCGATCTGGAGCGACGGCCCGGTGCACGACTCCGGGCGCGCCTGCGTGGTGCTCGGCGTGCGCGGGATCCTGACCTTCGAACTCCGCGCGTACGGCGCGAACCGGCCGCTGCACTCCGGCAACTGGGGCGGCGTCGCGCCGAACCCGGCGTGGGCGTTGATCCAGCTGCTCGCGAGCATGCGCTCGGCCGACGGTTCCGTGCTCATCCCCGGGTTCGCCGACTCCGTCGCCCCGCTCACCGAAGGCGAGTGGAAGGCGCTCGCGGATCTCCCGCTCGACGTGGCCGGAGCGCTCGCGGGCATCGGCACCCGGCACATGGAGCCGCCCGCCGAGCTCGGCTTCTACGAACGCCTCACCGCGCCGACGCTCACCATCAACTCGCTCAGCTGCGCCGATTCCGGCGACCACCGCACGGTGATCCCCGACGTCGCGATCGCCCGCTGCGAGACCAGGCTCGTCGGCGGCCAGACGCCGACGCAGGTGACCGAAGCGATCCGCAAGCACGTCGAACGGCATGCGCCCGGCATCGAGTTCATCCCCGGCGGCGCGATGAGCCCGTCTCGCACCCTGCCCGAAACCCCTTACACCGCAACGATTCTCGAAGCGGCCGAGCGGGGACTCGGCGAGCAGCCGTTGCTCGTGCCCGCGCTCGGCGGCAGCCTGCCGATCGCGGTGCTCACCGACGAACTCGGCGTGCCCTGCTACGGCATCCCGTTCGCGAACGTCGACGAGTCCAACCACGCGCCCGACGAGAACCTGGACCTCGGCTGGTTCCGCCGGGGCATCGTCGCCGCGGCCGCGATCCAGCTGGCACTCGGGGAACGCAGATGAACCTCAACGACTACGACACGCTCACCGGTGCCTGGCCCCGCGAGGACGGTTTCGCTTACGTCAGCGACGCTTCCGGCAAGCCACAGCCGTGGATCCGGACCTGGGCGGGCGACTACCGCCTCCTTCCGATCGACGGCGCCGTACTCCGTCTCGCCTGGCGGCCGGACGGCAGCCGCCTGCTCGTCCAGACCGATCTGACCGGCACCGAGCACTACCGGCTCGCCGAGGTCGACCCCGGCACCGGCGCCGTCGAATGGCTCGCCGACACGCCGAACGTCCGCCACGAGATCGGCGTGCCCTACGGCAGCGCGAGCGAGCCGTACAGCCCGGACGGCAAGCTGCTCGCCTTCGCCAGCAACGCCCGCGACTCAAGCTGTTTCGACGTCTACGTGCGTGACCTCGCGACCGGCGAATCCCGGCTCGTGCTGGAGGCCGACGACCGCTATCTCCCGGTCTGCTTCTCGCCGGATTCGCGGCAGCTGCTCGTCATCAAGCTGCACCAGAACACCGAACAGGACCTCTTCGCCTGCGATCTGGAGTCCGGGGAGGTCCGCCACCTCACCCCGCATGACGGGCCCGCGAAGTACCTGCCGGGCGGCTGGACCGAGGACGGCATCTACCTCTGCACCACCGAAGGCCGCAGCTTCCTCGGCGCCGCGCTGCTGGTGCCCGGCAAGCCGGTGCAGTGGCTCGACACGCCCTACGCCGACGTCGAGTCGATCAGCGTCGGCGCCAAGATCGTCTGGGCGATCACCGAGGACCAGCGCACCATCCTGCGCATGCTGGACCCGGAAACGCACGAGGTGACCGATCTCGACGGCCTCTCGCCGGGCATCTGCGCGGAGGAGTTCGGCTTCGACGGCTACGTCCCGCGCTTCGCGGGCGACCGGCTGCTCCTGCAGGTCGGCAACGCGGACCGGCCCGCCGAACTCTGGCTGGTCGACCCGGCGACGGCCGAGACCAAGCGCCTGACCAACTGCGGCGACCGCCTCCCCCAGGGCGCGGTCTCCCCGGAGACCGTGTGGTTCACCAGTTCCGACGGCCTCGAAGTGTCCGGGCTGCTGTACCGGCCGCCGCGCCGGACCGGCCCGGTGCCCGCGGTGCTGCACATCCACGGCGGACCCGAGGCCCGCGCGCTGCCGGTCTACGACCCGATGATCCAGGAACTCCTGCGCCGCGGCATCGCCGTGCTGGCGCCGAACATGCGTGGTTCCAACGGCAGGGGCATCGCCTACCAGCGCCTGATCTACCGCGACTGGGGTGGCGGCGATCTCGCCGATTTCGGTGCCGCCGCGACGTTCCTGCGTGGCCTCGACTGGGTCGACGGCTCCCGGCTCGGCGTCTACGGCGCGTCGTACGGTGGTTTCGCCGCGCTCAGCTGCGTGAGCAGGCTGCCGCATCTGT encodes:
- a CDS encoding M20/M25/M40 family metallo-hydrolase encodes the protein MTVEQVRAWVEEHDEDLVSELAAWIAQPSVSRTGLGMADAAEHGLALLRNAGLEARQVETGGLPALVGTAEGPPGAPHVLIYGHYDVQPAGPEEKWTTPAFEPSIRDGRMFGRGTGDNKGQHFAQLLGLRALKELTGGFPCRVTVLLDGEEEIGSPNLAKAVSQLDVPDLAIWSDGPVHDSGRACVVLGVRGILTFELRAYGANRPLHSGNWGGVAPNPAWALIQLLASMRSADGSVLIPGFADSVAPLTEGEWKALADLPLDVAGALAGIGTRHMEPPAELGFYERLTAPTLTINSLSCADSGDHRTVIPDVAIARCETRLVGGQTPTQVTEAIRKHVERHAPGIEFIPGGAMSPSRTLPETPYTATILEAAERGLGEQPLLVPALGGSLPIAVLTDELGVPCYGIPFANVDESNHAPDENLDLGWFRRGIVAAAAIQLALGERR
- a CDS encoding alpha/beta fold hydrolase — encoded protein: MNLNDYDTLTGAWPREDGFAYVSDASGKPQPWIRTWAGDYRLLPIDGAVLRLAWRPDGSRLLVQTDLTGTEHYRLAEVDPGTGAVEWLADTPNVRHEIGVPYGSASEPYSPDGKLLAFASNARDSSCFDVYVRDLATGESRLVLEADDRYLPVCFSPDSRQLLVIKLHQNTEQDLFACDLESGEVRHLTPHDGPAKYLPGGWTEDGIYLCTTEGRSFLGAALLVPGKPVQWLDTPYADVESISVGAKIVWAITEDQRTILRMLDPETHEVTDLDGLSPGICAEEFGFDGYVPRFAGDRLLLQVGNADRPAELWLVDPATAETKRLTNCGDRLPQGAVSPETVWFTSSDGLEVSGLLYRPPRRTGPVPAVLHIHGGPEARALPVYDPMIQELLRRGIAVLAPNMRGSNGRGIAYQRLIYRDWGGGDLADFGAAATFLRGLDWVDGSRLGVYGASYGGFAALSCVSRLPHLWRAGVAVCGPSDLVLDVQSMPPTWRRRAAGWIGDPGDPADAARLAARSPLNHAANIRAPLLLVHGVEDTRVSIEGSEQLHDRLRDLGRTVKLIRVSGGHSPTDRESWADADADMLDWFSTHLS